Proteins from a genomic interval of Nostoc sp. TCL240-02:
- a CDS encoding DUF6875 domain-containing protein: MQLYTILEIEQLQEYEDRPYLLETIEWVKSFLARPHPNLGRPGVVCPFVPHSLKSNSIRLAVIRTKYLYPEQLEEIVGRYRDIFLKMELKEQELAINKAFLLIFPDVHIEDACKSIDSIQQKLKPFFVESGLMIGEFHKRNETPGLHNPNFRPLRSPIPLLAIRFMVEADLPFLLSPADPRLRIRYLEAYLKCFDHKFTDETKFRNAHQALALAKEQLKQENLVH; the protein is encoded by the coding sequence ATGCAACTATATACAATTCTTGAAATCGAACAACTCCAGGAATACGAAGACCGTCCTTACTTACTTGAAACTATAGAGTGGGTAAAAAGTTTTTTAGCAAGACCTCATCCTAACTTAGGAAGACCCGGCGTAGTTTGCCCTTTTGTACCTCACTCTCTCAAGTCAAACAGTATTCGCCTAGCAGTTATTCGTACCAAATATTTGTATCCAGAACAACTAGAAGAGATTGTTGGACGCTATCGAGATATCTTCCTGAAAATGGAACTTAAAGAGCAAGAGTTAGCAATAAATAAAGCTTTTTTACTTATTTTTCCTGATGTCCATATAGAAGACGCTTGCAAATCAATAGATAGTATCCAACAAAAACTTAAACCTTTCTTTGTTGAGTCAGGACTGATGATAGGAGAATTTCATAAACGTAATGAAACTCCTGGTCTGCACAACCCAAACTTTCGTCCACTTCGTAGCCCTATACCCTTGTTGGCTATACGGTTTATGGTTGAAGCTGACCTCCCCTTTCTTCTGAGTCCGGCTGATCCACGCTTACGTATCAGATATTTGGAAGCTTATTTAAAGTGTTTTGATCATAAATTTACGGATGAAACAAAGTTTAGAAATGCTCATCAAGCATTGGCTTTAGCCAAAGAACAACTTAAACAAGAAAATTTGGTGCATTAG